Genomic window (Xenopus laevis strain J_2021 chromosome 3S, Xenopus_laevis_v10.1, whole genome shotgun sequence):
TGCTGAATATTGTCCAagttaaaataatgtaatttcctAAACTTGGCATCAAAATTGGTGGAATTTATAGGGGTTTTCATGTGTCAACGAGCACATATGCGTCGCTTTTAGaaatctgttatttggattttcatacttttagtctgctagaaaatcatgtaaacataaaataaatccaataggctgggttcagttctaataaggattaattataccgtatcttagtttggatcaagtacaattattgttttattattacagagaaaaaggaaatcatttttaaatatttggataaaatggagtctatgggacagattcactaagcgccgaattcgCACTAGCGtctgctcacatcgcaacactttgccaggcgtagattcgccaggacaatgctaattcactaaaatccgaagtttggtccagggcgctgaacgctggtgaagtagagctagcgttactgcgccaagcgaagtgaagttgcgctagcgttggctaatttgcatacggcaggaagttaacgttcaatggacgtatatgttgcagcaaatacattgcactacaaaaacccgggaaaccttaataaaagaaaatagagttgttatattgccctacacatgagcccagtgtatagtttatgtgtcatatgttaggaaatgtaggggggaagccgggtactcCAGAAAAATATTACGCTCTTCTGTAGCCTATCACTctgtaaaatgaaaagtcgccagccaagacttagaaaaatgttcaaatattttttgaggaactcctatctactctattgcacttcgcctggtctgaggtggcgaaggaaagtctggcgcaagaggtaacgttcagtaaaatcgcaccttagtaaatttgcatagttacgtccactcgccagagcgcaactttgccaggcataaagggagcgaattaccaatagagtctatctccttcgctagtgaagttacgcctgttCCCATtattaaatcggcaaagtaacgaaatgacgtcacactggtgaattttcgctaacgttagtcacttcgatctttagtaaatctgcccctatgggagatggcctttctgtaattcggagacttctggataacgggtttccggataacagatactgTATTCTACAGTTTGTTTCTGCAACAAAACAGCCCTGTCCATAACCTTAGTCTAAAAACAAACAACTCAGTTGTACAGTTTATTATCTGAACAATTGTCTGTATTATTTTAAAGCAAATCACAAGAAATTACAATGATCTATGATCGGTGGTTAAGAGCTTTGTGATATTTTCCCTGTTATACATGTACATTTTCCTACAGGTTGCTCTTTAAAGCTGCCGATCGGCTGTAACTGGGGGCAAGTGCAAGTTATTTCAGTAGGAGATAAAGCAGTTTTTCATATCAAGAATCTGATATGATATGGTAACATACTGTATTGCTTAGTTGCACTACATCCACTGCTTACTACACCTTTCATTCAGGCTGTTTAACTCACCTTGTGTTTTTGCAGTGCTATTCCGTAGCATTTTCTACTATTACATACTTGCATGGTGTTTTCtgcacaaataaaacatataagtCTGTCTTTTACCAGCAAGGAAATTACACCTTGCAAAATTTCAACTAATATGTGCAGTACTGCATTCCACTATTGAGTGTAGGAATCAAGTCACTTCACGTTTGATAGGCGTCGGTGAACACTGAAAGGATTGCAACACGTGGGCAAGTCTTTAAAGATTATTACCCAACTCCCAGTAATAGAATATCATGTGTATACTTATCTACCTTTCAGGAATTTACCAGCTCAGGATCAGCAAATGCTGAGACCAGCAAAGTTTCCGGCAACTTGGAAACCAAATACAAGTGGGCGGAATATGGCCTTACTTTCACAGAAAAATGGAATACAGATAACACGTTGGGGACAGAGATCACTGTAGAAGACCAGGTAAAAATCACGACATGAGataattgaactttgtaacttgtgagtaatatatatcttttcaatttaaaaaaaaatatgttttctctttaGCTTGCAAAGGGTCTAAAGCTGACATTTGACTCTTCGTTTTCGCCTAACACTGGGTAAGAATAATCTGCATTTgaatgtttggaaaaaaaacctttgcctttttttgtttaattatatacAGCCGTCCTAGGGGGGTGTGAAGTAGTGGCTGGGGACCCATCCCAAAGGCTAATTAGGGTTATATTTGGAGAGAAATCCTATTTACTTTTTTCAGtatatttaagggcagagactcacgctgctatttcgggagattagtcgcccagtgacaaaccGCTTcttcaatctccccgaactgccttcccgccgtctagaacaggggtgcccaaactttttgcaacaagggccagatttggtgaggtgaaaatatgtgggagccgaccattcagcccgacattctttgaaccattaacattaaattacaggaataaagtaatcatagcagtaatatttgggcacattagtgaaatgatctgccacttggtctatactgctgcctgtgtgctgaaggtgttagcaatagacacgtattgGAACGTAgagacgccatacttctttagtttactgtactagTTTACGCCAGTACGTCttttgacaccttcagccctaaagaagtatgcgaaaacagcgcgtcactacgtgccagtacgtgtctattactaacaccttcagcacacaagcagcagtatagaccaagtggcagatcatttcactactgctatgggattcctgatcgcactgtgctgggggggcctcattattattaatttcatgatggaggctgagggccggtgtaaatttgaaaaagggtcgcaattggcccccgggccgcactttgaaCATGCCtggtctagaatgtaaatcaccggcgtgATAGCATTCGGaacgcttcgatttccgaagttgcctcacaaggaaactttgggcgacttcgtaaagcaaaaggcgatttacattcttgttggggggaaggcagttcggggagataagtcggccaaagaagaatcgatttgtcgctgggcaactaatctcccgaaatagcagcgtgtgtctctgccctaaaagccaagcttgaaggtcagttagagtgagATCTGGGATGATAAACTTCTTTGCTTTCCTGTATGTTCCTGAATGGTAGCAATACATTTTATatctgtaactagggttgccacctggccggtattttacctgaaAAAGGAAGTAGTTTATACCAGTATCACAAACTCCTGTGCCATAGCATCTGTCCCAAAATAGAAGCAATGCAAATGCTTCTATTTCTTCAAAAGTCTTTAGaattgtggacaaacaggaacataaaaccgcagaaacggtgctgcaaggtttttttattattcacaacatgtttcgagctaaaGTGGCTATTTTTCAAGTGAAACACTTGagagccggtaaaaatgatggttaatcccaatgtgattaatagggaaaaaagataaatgtataggaaggccggtattttttcctggaaaaggtggcaaccctatctgtaaccttgttatgagctgtcAGGGGGAACTGAACCAATATTAGGCTTCAAAGGAGGATTTAAACCAAAAAGAGAAAATCTTTGATATACAGTGTATGGTCTGtagctagggtttccacctggccagtaaaaattatggctgatcccaatgttattaatagggaaaaaagataaatatataggaaggccggtatttgtttccagaaaaggtggcaaccctatctgtagcTTATAATTACATGTATTGCAGAAAAGAAGCCCCCAACGTAATCGAGTAACCATGCACCATTTATATTCAGTTTATTTCATTTGCCACACTGTCTAGAAAGAGATGATTTCCAGGTCCATCTGCAGCTCATTGACCAGACTTCTTGTGCTTGCTCAGCTCCGCTGTAAATTTATAGGACTATTGTGAGTTAAAATAGATAGGAGTAAAGCTTTATCATGGATAAATTATCCATGAGATCTTAAGGTGGCTTTACTATGGAATACTTGAAGCACAGCTCCGGTTTATGTTTAaagtaaaaagcctttattcgatACACATGGCAACGATCTGGATAACGATGTTTCAGGCCTtgtttggccttttttcaagcttaccaACTGCTACATAATTACATCCTTTTAAAGACAGAGAATATTAGGCCATCTACTGGCCTTGTCATTATTTATAACTTTGTTACAAtgctggtttccattttttaaaacaagaaGTCGTTACAATCTAGCACAGTGTTACACAGTATCTCACATCTTGTTACAAATCCGTATATATTCAAGAAAAATACGATATCTGCAAAACGCGagtattaaaaacacattaaaaacaattatgtACTAAAGATTGCTTGTAAATCGTATTCCCTATTTAACCCATGGGGAGTAAGGGTCACTAGTATCCTAATCCACATGGCTTTCTTTTTCAATAGTATTTTTCTCCAATCTCCACCTCTGCGTATTTTAGAAACATGGTCCACAATTTGATATTTAAGCTGTTGTATCCCATGGCACATTTCCACATAATGGGACGCTACAGCTTGTTCAATTTTCTTAGTTCTTATTGCTGACTTATTCGTTCCCTTACGGAACAACTCGTCTATCCCACATACAGTAGTCCTCAGGGACACTTAATCACATATATGGCAAAAGATGTGGCACAGGTATAAGATCCTTGTAACTTTATCGGGGTGCCCTTCCGTGGGTGATATATTACATCCTCCTTCTGGCAATTTAAAGCAACAACTGCATCCCAAGCAGGGGAAAGTGCCATGTGTAACTGGACACAAAACACTCTgggtattcttaaagggatactgtcatgggaaaaaacattttttttttcaaaatgaatcagttaatagtactgctccagcagaatgctgcactgaaatccatttctgaaaagagcaaacagatttttttatatttaattttgaaatctgacatggggcatattgtcaatttcccagctgccccaagtcatgtgacttgtgctctgataaacttcaatcactctttactgctgtactgcaagttggagtgatatcacccccctccctccccccccagcagccaaacaaaagaacaatggaaaggtaaccagataacagctccctaacacaacataacagctccctaacacaagataacagctccctaacacaagataacagctccctaacacaagataacagctccctaacacaagataacagctgcctggtagatctaagaacaacactcaatagtaaaaacccatgtcccactgagacacgttcagttacattgagaaggaaaaacagcagcctgccagaaagcatttctctcctaaagtgcaggcacaagtcacatgaccaggggcagcagggaaattgacaaaatgtctagccccatgtcagatttcaaaatcgaatataaaaaaatctgtttgctcttttgagaaatggatttcagtgcagaattctgcaggagtagcactattaacaggattgacaggatccctttaatactcCCTAGATCTGATTTGACTAACATTGACCCAATAGTTTTGTTCCTTTTCAATGACATTACTGGTGGTTGTTATAAACCGGTTACCCCAGGAATGCCGTCTTTTAGGActccccaatgtttcctgataATGTCAGCAACTTGATTGTTTAAGACACTAAATCTTGAAACAAAGGGAATACGTTCCATCTGTCTCTTTTTTCGGCCTTTtatcatattgtttttttctatctCTTCCCGTTGTTTCTCTAAGAGTTGGTTTGGGTAGCCCCTCTCTCTGAACTTCTGCATTTAGTCTAATCTTCCAGCCAGCATTTAGCATTACCCTACTAAATTGTGATTTGGGCAATGATTTTTTAAGTCCACAACCAAAAAAGGCACTCCAGGAAagaagcaggtttattgcagggtCCTGCGGATAACAATCGCCTTAGGCGTTTCGGGAAtggatcccttaatcataggctgatgaTTTTTTAACCGGTGCTGGGTGGAAGGAGTCGAAATGGAGGAGAGTGTTCCTGTTGGTGGGCTTCACGTATAGATCCACAGATAAGGATCCCCCACAATTCGTTATCTTGGTATCAAGGAAAGAAACATATTCCCGACTAACATGAGTTGTAAATTAAATGCATGATAAAaaggagttaaaggaacagtaacgtcaaaaaaataaaagtgttttaaagtaatgaacatataatgcagtgttgccctgcactggtaaaactgttgtgtttgcttaagaaacactactatagttcatataaacaagctgctgtggagcaatggtggaaattgaaaaacggctaaatggcacaggttaatgaatggataacagataacaccattagacagacagagcttatctgctatctgttatccattcattaacctgtgccatttagccgttttcaatttccgccattgctccacagcagcttgtttatataaactatagtagtgttttctgaagcaaacagatcagttttaccagtgcagggcaacactacattatattttcatcactttaaaacacttaaattttttggtgttattgttcctttaatgtcaCTCACAAAATTATCAAGGGACCAATGTGGACCTGTCCATGAAGCGAATACATCATCTATATAGCGAAACCATGTAATACAGTGCTTTGAATCCATTTGTTGGTGTATACAATTTGTTGGTGAACAAACCTGTTCATGAATATATGCGCGTAGGACGGGACCATGTTGGACCCCATGGTTGTGCCTCTTATCTGTAGGTAAAATCGGTCCTGAAAAAGAAACAAGTTATTAAAGCGTACCATTTCCAGACATTAAAGAAGAAAATTTTTTGTACATTGTCAATTGTTTGGTCCCGATGCAGACTGCCTCCAAAGCCATCTTTACTGGCAAGTCTTGATAGAAATTCAGCCATTCCTTTAAGGATCTTTTTTAATTGTAGATGTATTTTAGCATGTGAAACACTTGTAAATCAATAACATTTGTCAATCCATACACATTATACATTAAAACAGATTTGTGTGACTATTCCTATATCTCTGAGATCCGCTATATGTTTTTCGTCATGTTTTATTGTCTTTTCTTAAATGATATAGAAAGAAGAATGCAAAAGTCAAGTCTGCGTATAAGCGAGAGCACCTTAACGTTGGCTGTGACATGGATTTTGATATTGCCGGGCCATCGGTACGTGGAGCTGTGGTGTTTGGCTACGAGGGATGGTTAGCTGGCTACCAAATGACTTTTGAATCCTCAAAGTCCAGAGTCTCccaaagcaactttgcagttggatACAAAACTGATGAATTCCAGTTGCATACCAATGTGTAAGTCATACTAAATGAAGTGTATAAAAAGGCAAGTCAACAAACTGTTCTATAACGACATCTGCTATCTTACATAAGCCTTCTCACATCACAACTTGGTGTTCCTAACTATAAATAACAAGTCTATATCTCCCCAACAGACATTCACGTAATATTTCTCCAACATAAAACTTTTCCATACAGctacatattattttttatatgttgtatCTTACATATCCCTGCCCCTTATGGTTGGAAGCCCTTTCCAGGCTGGGCCCTCATTTCCCACTGCATTGGTTTGTGTTAATtgttatgtattgttattgacagTACTCTGATGCTTTTGGAATTataaatcatataataataataatagtaataataattgtgGTATATTGCCAACAGGAATGATGGTACAGATTTTGGTGGTTCTGTATATCAAAAGGTTAATGATAAACTGGAAACAGCAATCAACCTTGCATGGACAGCAGGAAACAGCAACACACGCTTCGGAATAGCAGCCAAATATCAAATTGATTCTGATGCTTCATTTTCAGTAAGTACAAACTGGGAGACATATCCTTTACATGAACGTCACTAGTGGCCAATTAAGATAAACCACATAGTTAGGCTTACTATATTAACTTACAGTATTCAAATCTACAATTTGCTTTATTATTTGGCCAGATCCTAGGATGAGTCACATTACATTCATTTGACTTGGCTAAACAGctatggacagatttatcaagtgttttttttatggccaaaatggtcaaatttgactagggaattattaaaattcaattcgagttttttttcaaaaattcaaattcgattttcgagctttatcatacactggccctttaagaactcgaacttcgactatttgtcacctaaaacctgctgaattgctgttttagtcaataggagacatcctgggatcatttggagttgtttgcatcctcaaatcaagtttttaaaactctaatcaaatttgattcaaattcgattagagttttgaaaattaaattttttttaatacatttcgattggtcgaatttcgagttcatagtagtttatgggagtttttaaaaaaaaaaaaaaaaatctaaattaattcgaaatttgaccctgctaaatctgccctttaatgttcaAACCAAAGCCACACCTATAAAAGTTGTGTAACTCTGGATTTTGTCAGATTTGTGCGGCATTGATACATTCCTTGGCCTTTTAGCTGCCAACTACATAccggggtagatttatcaagggtcgaatttcgagggttaaaaaaccctcgaattcgaccctcaaagtaaaatccttcgaattcgaatatcgaattaagaagattttagcgcaaaaggttcgatcaaactatcgaattaaaatcgttcgaacgatggaATAGATCGAATCTaactattcgaatgattttaagcgatcgatcgaatgatatttttattcgatcataaaaagtgccccaAAACCTATTttcaatgtccccataggctaatattcaattcggtagcttttatttggcaaagtattgagttgaaggattttttaaagagacagtacttcgattatcgaatggtcgaacgatttttactttgaattgttccaatcattcgattcgatcaaattcgatcgaatttgaccaattcgatggtagaagtacccaaaacattacttcgaaattcgaatatttttggattccaactattcactcgagcttagtaaatctgccccaccatGTACGTTACTGGCAAAACAAATTTCAATTAATTTTAATGCTGGAGTGGAGTTGAATGGTAAAAGGACAATCTTTATTTGATACTCTGTTTGCTATTTTTAAGCTGCACTGCATGCATTTGAAATGAATATATTTTGAGGTTGTTGCTGTTACATAGTACAACGTTTGTTTTGGTAACATCTGCGCTGGTTTTGTTGAATTTATCTGGACTCGAAAGGGATCAACAAGATTTATTTTGCCAAGCAGAATCTAGGGTAAGTGGTACTTTGGTGGGTTGACCTCTATACAGCACTAGCAAATACTTGCCATTCTGTTTCCTAGGAAATGCTCTGTTCTATGCTGAATTAAGTGCTTTAAGCAAGTAACTCTAATTTACATGTTTAAAAGTCTTTTAAAGACAGAGAAAGgttaatgttaaaggagaagtaaaccctacaaatgaatatggctaaaaatatcatattttatatacttaatttttgcaccagcctaaattttcagcttgtcaatagcagcaatgatccaggacttcaaacttgtcacagggggtcaccatcttggaaagtgtctgtgacactcacatgctcagtgggctctgagcagctgctgagaagctaagcttaggggttgtcacttattatccagcagaaaatgaggttggtctgtaatataaactgatgctacagggctgattattaaattctgatgctagttgcactggtttctgtgctgccgtgtagtaattatctgtattaattcctaatcagctttatattgtgacatttctattctatgtgtactgtatattgtgagtgggtccctaatagggttt
Coding sequences:
- the vdac1.S gene encoding voltage-dependent anion channel 1 S homeolog isoform X1; the encoded protein is MAIPPAYVDLGKSARDIFTKGYGFGFIKLDLKTKSENGLEFTSSGSANAETSKVSGNLETKYKWAEYGLTFTEKWNTDNTLGTEITVEDQLAKGLKLTFDSSFSPNTGKKNAKVKSAYKREHLNVGCDMDFDIAGPSVRGAVVFGYEGWLAGYQMTFESSKSRVSQSNFAVGYKTDEFQLHTNVNDGTDFGGSVYQKVNDKLETAINLAWTAGNSNTRFGIAAKYQIDSDASFSAKVNNSSLIGLGYTQTLKPGIKLTLSTLVDGKNINAGGHKLGLGLEFEA